A part of Gemmatimonadota bacterium genomic DNA contains:
- a CDS encoding sugar phosphate isomerase/epimerase has translation MKIGVTQIILGKLTLDETLQLCRDAGYEALELVFSPEGDPNVDMSDDEVRGVKTRCDNAGIEISSAIARYDDRGNFLSRDPTEREAGMKSLRRAIDVAHLVETDAVLLHPGQLPVDGTYEDAWDDFLVSMKEIAPYAEEKGVAVGIENVWNKFLLNPKEAREFVDAVGNDWVGIYLDTANMMFYGYPEHWIRGLQYRIKRVHFKDFVRQQRNFVPLMDGDTDWAEVMKGLRDIGYDRYVIHEVGGDRDVQIEMAKRMKQIVAM, from the coding sequence ATGAAAATAGGTGTAACGCAAATTATCCTGGGTAAGTTGACGCTGGATGAAACATTGCAATTGTGCCGCGATGCGGGTTACGAAGCACTCGAACTGGTATTTTCACCAGAAGGCGATCCAAATGTAGATATGAGTGACGACGAGGTCCGCGGTGTCAAAACTCGGTGTGACAATGCGGGCATTGAAATCAGCAGTGCGATTGCCAGATATGATGACCGGGGCAACTTCCTCAGCCGAGACCCGACAGAGCGCGAAGCCGGCATGAAGAGCTTGCGCCGCGCCATTGACGTGGCGCATCTGGTCGAGACCGACGCGGTCTTACTCCATCCTGGTCAACTCCCGGTTGATGGTACCTATGAAGACGCATGGGATGATTTTCTGGTCTCGATGAAAGAGATCGCGCCTTATGCCGAGGAAAAAGGCGTTGCTGTTGGCATAGAGAATGTGTGGAATAAGTTCTTACTCAACCCAAAAGAAGCGCGCGAGTTTGTCGATGCCGTGGGCAACGATTGGGTCGGAATTTATCTCGATACAGCCAATATGATGTTTTACGGCTATCCAGAGCACTGGATTCGCGGCCTCCAATACCGCATTAAACGGGTACATTTTAAGGACTTTGTTCGCCAGCAACGCAATTTCGTGCCACTGATGGATGGGGATACGGATTGGGCAGAAGTCATGAAAGGATTGCGGGATATTGGCTATGACCGATATGTCATCCACGAAGTAGGTGGCGATCGAGACGTGCAAATTGAGATGGCAAAACGCATGAAACAAATTGTAGCAATG
- a CDS encoding cation:proton antiporter, which yields MIDALLPLGLLIVVGKIFEGLFNRFGLNSIVAYTITGTLLGPITNIVEPTPELQTFLGIGIFVFFFLVGLDEIDIPSFVATIRGRFFVAATVSVLISLIVALVFTSNLFNISFALNLNFTEALALAGILSLSSLGLVAKVFADKGHFKEPIGLEIFTTVIIAELIALLVVGFSISKIGAHEYELSVASVLLLLIQMASFAVVAWFISARLLPHAIVFLQKVLNVPELSFGLLIGGLFLMVVGAEHLHLHGSIGALLFGTALSSMPRQVHEDVLPGLRSAAEGLFVPLFFASAGLHLNLSFLTLPIATIATLVVFPSLGKFAGAVIGTYMARLDNPFAQATGLMAKGVAEIALLLVLFENGVIGKDVFSLFVLMMFGYIMLMPQAINLAINKAKKTHQPKLPKSVPLSFARRAMQDITVNHVMDSTRTYPNSTLSAEDFINDWPVPNQRDYLVVDRGEIAGIVSLPRLQAMSSRLRANLSLSTVLRTDLPQAQPDEPIEDVLKRMTDHSLSVIPITDRDTGAFLGSVTSENVLELAVLMEEIAEELQNRGANTPETHNPI from the coding sequence ATGATTGACGCTTTACTACCCCTTGGTCTGCTTATCGTCGTAGGTAAGATTTTCGAGGGTCTGTTTAACCGTTTTGGCTTAAATTCAATCGTCGCCTATACAATCACGGGCACCTTGCTCGGCCCCATCACAAATATCGTCGAACCAACGCCAGAACTCCAGACGTTCTTGGGCATCGGCATCTTCGTCTTCTTCTTTTTGGTCGGCCTCGATGAAATCGACATCCCCAGCTTTGTGGCAACGATTCGCGGACGGTTCTTTGTCGCAGCCACCGTGTCGGTGCTCATCTCACTCATCGTCGCTTTGGTGTTCACATCAAACCTTTTCAACATCAGCTTTGCCCTCAACCTCAATTTCACAGAGGCACTGGCGCTGGCTGGCATTCTCTCGCTGTCCAGCCTGGGGCTTGTGGCAAAGGTGTTCGCCGACAAAGGACATTTCAAAGAACCCATCGGCCTCGAGATATTCACCACAGTCATCATCGCCGAATTGATCGCCCTCCTCGTGGTCGGGTTCTCCATCAGCAAAATTGGCGCGCACGAATACGAACTGAGTGTTGCCAGCGTACTCTTGCTGCTGATCCAAATGGCGAGTTTTGCAGTGGTGGCCTGGTTCATATCGGCGCGACTACTGCCCCATGCGATTGTCTTCTTGCAGAAGGTCTTAAATGTACCTGAACTGTCGTTTGGGCTGCTGATCGGCGGCCTTTTCCTGATGGTAGTGGGTGCCGAACATCTCCACCTGCACGGCTCCATTGGCGCGCTGCTTTTCGGCACGGCCCTGTCGAGTATGCCCCGTCAGGTCCACGAAGACGTCCTGCCCGGTTTGCGAAGCGCGGCAGAGGGCTTGTTTGTCCCGCTCTTTTTCGCTTCGGCCGGTTTGCACCTGAATCTTTCTTTTCTGACCTTGCCAATCGCGACCATCGCGACATTGGTCGTGTTCCCGTCTCTGGGCAAATTCGCTGGTGCCGTTATCGGTACCTATATGGCGCGTCTGGACAATCCCTTTGCCCAGGCCACGGGACTAATGGCAAAGGGCGTGGCGGAAATCGCCCTCCTCCTCGTCCTCTTCGAGAACGGCGTAATCGGCAAGGATGTCTTTTCGCTATTCGTGCTCATGATGTTCGGCTATATTATGCTGATGCCGCAAGCAATCAACTTGGCGATCAACAAAGCCAAGAAAACGCACCAACCTAAGCTACCGAAATCTGTACCGCTTTCTTTTGCCCGCCGCGCAATGCAGGATATTACCGTCAACCACGTCATGGACAGCACGCGCACATATCCCAATTCTACGCTCTCAGCAGAGGATTTTATTAATGATTGGCCCGTGCCAAATCAACGGGATTATCTCGTGGTTGATCGCGGCGAGATTGCAGGGATCGTCTCGCTTCCCCGCCTGCAGGCAATGTCCTCGCGTTTGCGGGCAAACCTGAGCCTGAGCACTGTGTTGCGCACAGATTTGCCGCAGGCTCAGCCCGATGAGCCAATTGAAGACGTGCTCAAGCGCATGACGGATCATTCGTTGTCCGTAATCCCAATCACAGATCGAGACACAGGTGCATTTCTTGGCTCAGTCACGAGCGAAAATGTTCTTGAACTGGCTGTTCTGATGGAAGAAATCGCCGAAGAGTTGCAAAACAGAGGCGCAAATACCCCCGAAACACACAACCCAATCTAG
- a CDS encoding sugar ABC transporter substrate-binding protein: MRHTCILFGLIFLVVGCKPAESPTPVERAITIWWAQWDPADGLQELGNKFEQETGIAVKVHQIPWPSYQDQVFLNFGNNKTDFDIVIGDSQWIGRGATRGLYVDLTDWLPTAIDIDKIHPRAARYLCEYPPGGGKFYAAPCETDAIGFVYRKDWFEDPAEQAAFKQKYGRDLTIPDNWDEFRDLAEFFHRPDQKQYGCALLTGRGYDSMTMGFQMFMWGFGGSWGEFGEFAVNGYVNKPEVAEALAYLKELLQYGPNGATNFDYGKTFEAFINGSTAMSMNYFAFYPGIVKQMGDKAGFFMVPKAGDKRVVSLGGQGFSISTKTSPEQQELARQFIAWFLQTDIQKEWITKDAGFTANTDILNSEEFRNASPYNRAFAESLDYLQDFWNAPVYNELLAVSQRYLGEAIDGVTPAQEALDKIAAEHEQIFKDAGLLK, from the coding sequence ATGAGGCACACATGTATTCTATTTGGCCTGATATTTCTCGTTGTGGGCTGTAAACCCGCTGAGTCGCCGACACCTGTGGAGCGCGCTATAACAATATGGTGGGCGCAGTGGGATCCCGCGGATGGGCTTCAGGAATTGGGCAATAAATTCGAACAGGAAACGGGTATTGCCGTTAAAGTCCACCAGATTCCCTGGCCGTCTTATCAGGATCAGGTTTTTCTCAATTTTGGAAATAATAAAACGGATTTTGATATTGTGATTGGCGATAGTCAGTGGATTGGTAGAGGCGCGACGCGCGGTCTTTACGTCGATCTGACCGACTGGTTGCCCACGGCAATTGATATAGACAAAATTCATCCCCGCGCCGCGCGTTATTTGTGTGAATATCCGCCCGGTGGTGGCAAATTCTACGCCGCGCCCTGCGAGACCGATGCCATCGGATTTGTCTATCGCAAGGACTGGTTTGAAGACCCTGCCGAGCAAGCGGCATTCAAACAGAAATACGGGCGCGACCTGACGATCCCCGACAATTGGGATGAATTCCGCGATCTGGCTGAATTTTTCCATCGTCCAGATCAAAAACAATACGGCTGTGCTTTGCTCACCGGCCGAGGGTATGATTCGATGACGATGGGCTTTCAGATGTTTATGTGGGGTTTTGGAGGCTCGTGGGGTGAGTTTGGCGAATTTGCGGTGAATGGGTATGTCAATAAACCGGAAGTGGCAGAAGCCCTTGCGTATCTGAAGGAGTTGTTACAATACGGTCCCAATGGCGCGACCAATTTCGACTATGGCAAAACCTTCGAGGCCTTTATCAATGGTTCGACGGCTATGAGCATGAATTATTTCGCCTTTTATCCCGGTATTGTGAAACAGATGGGGGACAAGGCGGGGTTTTTCATGGTGCCCAAAGCCGGCGACAAGCGCGTGGTGAGTCTGGGGGGACAGGGGTTCAGTATTTCGACCAAAACATCCCCAGAGCAACAAGAACTGGCCAGGCAATTCATCGCGTGGTTCTTACAAACCGATATTCAAAAAGAATGGATTACCAAAGACGCCGGATTTACAGCCAATACGGATATTCTCAATAGTGAAGAATTTCGAAACGCATCTCCGTACAACCGCGCTTTTGCAGAATCGCTCGATTATCTCCAGGACTTTTGGAATGCGCCTGTTTACAACGAGTTGCTCGCGGTTTCACAGCGCTATTTGGGCGAGGCGATTGACGGGGTTACGCCCGCGCAGGAAGCCCTTGACAAAATCGCTGCCGAACACGAGCAGATTTTCAAAGATGCCGGTTTGTTGAAGTAA
- a CDS encoding Gfo/Idh/MocA family oxidoreductase, translated as MSSFKTPEDIKVGVIGYGGAFNMGRQHLTFMKQAGMTPVAVAELDETRLKVAREEFPGIETYTSVSDMLDKSDVNLVVIITPHNTHAELALQCLRAGRHVISEKPLAITTEECDAMIREAAKQDLLLSTYHNRHWDGCILEALEQIHQRKVIGEVYRIEAHMGGYNRPGDWWRSSKSISGGILYDWGVHLLEYSLQILQSDIVEVTGFAHTGFWADETPWQADTNEDEATAIVRFKNGTWINLTMSSIASAPRKGWLEITGTAGTYILDGGTYEILQIKDGEKVVSSGKNPGHQYDKYYDNIAAHLSTGEDLIITPEWSRRPIHILDLACKSAAVGQTLKAKYA; from the coding sequence ATGTCATCTTTCAAAACGCCTGAAGACATCAAAGTGGGTGTTATCGGCTACGGCGGCGCATTTAACATGGGTCGCCAGCATCTCACGTTTATGAAACAGGCGGGTATGACGCCTGTTGCGGTTGCAGAACTCGACGAAACGCGCTTGAAAGTCGCACGAGAAGAATTTCCCGGTATCGAGACTTATACATCTGTGTCTGATATGCTGGACAAATCCGATGTCAATCTCGTCGTGATCATCACCCCGCACAATACGCATGCCGAACTGGCATTGCAATGCCTGCGCGCGGGGCGCCACGTTATCAGCGAAAAACCGCTGGCGATTACGACTGAGGAATGCGATGCGATGATCCGCGAAGCCGCAAAGCAAGACCTTCTTCTTTCTACCTATCACAACCGCCATTGGGATGGGTGTATCCTGGAAGCCCTTGAACAAATTCACCAGCGCAAGGTTATTGGCGAGGTCTATCGCATTGAAGCCCACATGGGGGGATACAATCGGCCGGGCGATTGGTGGCGCAGTAGTAAGAGTATTTCCGGGGGTATCCTCTACGATTGGGGTGTGCACCTTCTCGAATATTCGCTTCAGATTTTGCAATCGGATATTGTGGAGGTCACCGGATTCGCACACACCGGTTTCTGGGCTGATGAGACCCCCTGGCAGGCGGATACCAATGAAGACGAGGCCACGGCTATTGTGCGTTTCAAAAACGGGACATGGATCAATCTCACGATGTCGAGTATCGCATCTGCGCCCCGCAAGGGCTGGCTCGAGATTACCGGTACGGCCGGTACTTATATTTTGGATGGTGGGACGTACGAAATTTTGCAGATAAAAGATGGGGAAAAGGTCGTTTCCTCTGGCAAAAATCCCGGGCATCAATACGATAAATACTACGATAATATTGCCGCGCATCTCTCGACGGGTGAAGACTTGATCATCACGCCCGAATGGTCCCGTCGCCCCATTCACATCCTGGACCTTGCTTGCAAAAGCGCGGCGGTAGGACAGACGCTCAAGGCGAAGTACGCATAG